The genomic DNA ATCAGAACCGCATCGACATCATCTCCAATGGTTCCCTGCTGACCGATGAAACCTGTGAATCCATCGTCGCCAATCAGGTCGGGCACATCAAGTTCAGCATAGATGCCGGCACCCAAAAAACGTACAAGAAAATTCGAGGCGGCAATTTTTTCAAGGTCATGGCAGGCATCGCCAAAATCAGCCAGTTGAAAGCGAAGTACGGGTCTCCATTCCCGAGCATGGAGCTGAATTTCCTCGCAATGCGCTCCAACGTTTCAGAGCTTCCGAAACTCCTCACCATGGCCAAAGAAGTGGGCGCGACACAGATCAACGTCTTCTATCCCGGCATGAGCACGAAAGAGATGGTGGATGAATGCGTCTGGTTCTGTCAGGAATACAGCGACAGTTGGCTGGCAAAATCAAAAATGGTCGCCGACAGTATTGACATGAAACTCCGCCTTCCTCCTCTTTTCTCGGAATGCGCGGACATGGAAGCTTCCGGCACACGGCCTTTCTGCGCCGACCCATGGACCAAACTGCTCGTTGACGTAGACGGAACCGCAACACTCTGCTGTGGCGGTCCCACTAAAATCGGCAACCTGCTGGAACAGGATTTCGATGAAATATGGAACGGCAAAGCCGCCAGAAAGCTCCGTGCGGTGGTCAACACGCCCGACGAACCGGCGTATTGCAAAAACTGCCGGGTCCGCAAACCAAATCCTGCCGAACTCAAACTGCACATCGGGTCCAAGCCCTTGCAGGAATATGCCTTGAAAAAATATGGCATGGAACCGGAAGCAGAAAACCTACCGCCCAGCAGGCAACCGACTCAATGCGAGCGCTCTGCCAATCTTTAGTCAAAGTATCGATCAGCACTATTCGACCACCTGAAAAATATGAGGCGGAATGTCTTTTGAAAAGATATTCCGCCTCATTATTCACGTATACGGCGCATGCCCTCCTTCGACCAATCTTCATCCCACCTCCCCCTGACCAAACATCGCCTTGCCGCACCTTCTCTATTGCGTTAATTGGCAAAAATATTGCAATCAACTTGCAAACAGCCAAAAAAATGTCTCTGGAGCTTTATATAAATGTCACATCGTTATCCCTGCCATGTCGGTGAACTCTCCTCCTCGCAGTGGAAAGGCCAGACCGTATTCGCATTTGGCGACGTACGGGTGGACAAAACCATCCCTCTCGACAAAGTGTGCCGAATGGAGACTCCTTCCGCGTCAGCTTCGGCAGAACTGCTGAAAAATCTGGACTATGCCTCACTACAGGACGGCATCCTGTTTGTTCTGCCTGAAAAAAATGATGCCATCGACATGGAAGCCATTCTGGAGACACAGAAAAAGATTTTGCACATTCACTACAAGTATGTGTACTTCCCAAACTTTTCTCATTCAACCCAAGACCCCTTAGGCAGCCGCAAGGAAACCATTCCCGACATTCGACGCAGCATGAACCAGCTCAAGAACTATCCCTGGCTGCTCAATGCCCCGATAGCCGACAAACTGGCAAACGCCCGCATAGGACTCCCGGTCCTGCTGCTCCTGCCCGGCCCCTCTGTCAACGAAGTACTTCCCCATCTCAAGGAACTGCGGAAGCACTGTCTCATCGCCTGCATTGCCAGAACGATTCAGAAATGCCTCTCCGCCGGGGTCGAACCGGATATCGTCATACAGCTCGACACATTTCAGGTGCAGCGGCACTTTTATGCACAGATTCCGCCTTTGCCGAACACCCTGCTGATTCCGCTGTCCATTTCACCGTTTTATCCCTATGCTCACAAATTTCGCGGCGTCGTCATGATGGACAGCTTCGACATGAACCTGCTCCCCAACCCAGCACGGCTTCGTGAGAGCTATGTCAGCACCCTCACCGCCTGCCTCGGGCTAGCCGAAGCCCTCTGGGCACCGGAAGCCTACGTCGCAGGAGTCGACCTCTCCTTTGAAGGTGATGCGGCCTCGCATCCCTATGGAGAACAACATGAGGGTATTTACCCTCTGGCAAACCTCAATGGAAATTATCTTCTGAGCACTCGCGACGGACGTCTCGTACAAAGCAAGGACTGGTACATAGCAACCAGTTCGGAAGCCGACCAGTTTGTCCGCGAAATACGGAAAACCTCCGGGACCCGCTTTTACAGCACGACAGACTCCACCTTGCTTTCAAAGGAATTCTTCCCCTTCAAAGGGATGAAGGAGCTGCTCGCCCTTCCCGAAATAGACCGCGAACAATATCGCTCAACCATTGATTCCGTGCTTGAACAACGGGAAAACGTGGACATGGTCAATACCCGCAAGCAACTGATTACACAGCTTGCCGACGCCAGAGAGGTGGCTCGGGCATACCGTATGCGGAATGATCCCGG from uncultured Pseudodesulfovibrio sp. includes the following:
- a CDS encoding radical SAM protein encodes the protein MKYLQNMKTMNAVINSNLAQSNTPQSICFPEHITVTTTLRCNYRCVMCYQKSYEGELDWSIYKKLEDILPFARGFQIFGGEPMLYPRIHDLYKLAHKYQNRIDIISNGSLLTDETCESIVANQVGHIKFSIDAGTQKTYKKIRGGNFFKVMAGIAKISQLKAKYGSPFPSMELNFLAMRSNVSELPKLLTMAKEVGATQINVFYPGMSTKEMVDECVWFCQEYSDSWLAKSKMVADSIDMKLRLPPLFSECADMEASGTRPFCADPWTKLLVDVDGTATLCCGGPTKIGNLLEQDFDEIWNGKAARKLRAVVNTPDEPAYCKNCRVRKPNPAELKLHIGSKPLQEYALKKYGMEPEAENLPPSRQPTQCERSANL
- a CDS encoding 6-hydroxymethylpterin diphosphokinase MptE-like protein: MSHRYPCHVGELSSSQWKGQTVFAFGDVRVDKTIPLDKVCRMETPSASASAELLKNLDYASLQDGILFVLPEKNDAIDMEAILETQKKILHIHYKYVYFPNFSHSTQDPLGSRKETIPDIRRSMNQLKNYPWLLNAPIADKLANARIGLPVLLLLPGPSVNEVLPHLKELRKHCLIACIARTIQKCLSAGVEPDIVIQLDTFQVQRHFYAQIPPLPNTLLIPLSISPFYPYAHKFRGVVMMDSFDMNLLPNPARLRESYVSTLTACLGLAEALWAPEAYVAGVDLSFEGDAASHPYGEQHEGIYPLANLNGNYLLSTRDGRLVQSKDWYIATSSEADQFVREIRKTSGTRFYSTTDSTLLSKEFFPFKGMKELLALPEIDREQYRSTIDSVLEQRENVDMVNTRKQLITQLADAREVARAYRMRNDPGMNDILETSMMTKVAQAMRDAVFKEDVDAIGVAARLAKKWEMELNTAFLFVRGMTNVQRGKPIPVLCLPRELPEIREKIGRILPEARLAPHTVAEVADPAYPEITVLHSHHLMKWLVSNPVVFASPGMADNFSYVLELSPSDNIYDLLPIVGRTH